TGTATACACATGCATCCATGCCAAGAACAATACCCATGCGTGTATCTAAAGGTCATTGACTCCTCTCGCGGCACATGCATGTGTGCCCACTGCCCGATGAAAAAGGTCGGACTCCCAGCGGACGACAAAGACTATGTGTACGACTCACTCACGGGACTCGTGACAGAGTGGGTGACTGTCCCTCCTCCATCTAAACCGAAAAGAGACCCTTTAGACCAATGGTATGAAGAGTTTACAGAACGAGAATTCGGAAAAGCCATAACAACCGCCGATACGCTTGAACGCAAACACGGAGCATTGAGACCGAAACGATATGCGATGGTGAGGTGAGATGATGGTATATGCTGAATGGTGGCCATGTTCCCAATGTGGCGAGGTTGTTCCACGAGTAGACGGAATCAAAATCCACACCAACGAACAAGGCGGTAAACAATCTCTCATCCAACGTCGATATGACCTAATTGACCCGAAAGCAATCGGCGAACTCGCACGCATCCTCTACGAAGGCGCTCAAAAGTACGACGACAACAACTGGCGTAAGATACCGACCAATGACCACATCAACCACGCTCTGAATCACATATACCTGCATCTTGCGAAGGATACGGCGGAAGACCATTTAGCGCATGCATTCACACGTTTGATGATGGCTGTGGCGAAGGAGATGGAAACGTGAACTGGTTGATGAAGAATTTCGATAGATACATTCTGGCTTATGTATTGTCCTTCCTTATTCCTGGTGTGCTTCTCTTTTTGGCTAAAGATGTTTTGGGGTGGTTGAAAGTGGTTACTCCCCATACTGTATCGAACGTCGTGATCTGGTGGGAGATGCTTGGAGTGTTTGTTGATTTACTATTTCTTGCACTTCTCATTTTGTATGGTATCTACTCGGGTGTCCGATGGTCGGTTCTTGCAATTGTACATCGGAGTAAATAAGTAAATCCAGCGAGCGCGACTTAGTCACTCAATCCTCTCTGTAACTAGCGAGCAAACCATATCAAATTGTTTAGGGTGGTGGTAAAGAAACGAAAACGTACCCGGATACCAGAATACTTATCAGTGCAGGCGTGGAGCACTGAGACAAAGACCTGGAGAGTAACAGACAGCCAGATTTATTCGTGCTTGCTAAACCTATA
This is a stretch of genomic DNA from Alicyclobacillus dauci. It encodes these proteins:
- a CDS encoding dATP/dGTP diphosphohydrolase domain-containing protein is translated as MVYAEWWPCSQCGEVVPRVDGIKIHTNEQGGKQSLIQRRYDLIDPKAIGELARILYEGAQKYDDNNWRKIPTNDHINHALNHIYLHLAKDTAEDHLAHAFTRLMMAVAKEMET